A genomic stretch from Anaerococcus mediterraneensis includes:
- a CDS encoding alpha-amylase family glycosyl hydrolase: MENKELKSTYYEFFTESFVDSNSDGIGDLRGLRSKFSIIAQLGINYCLINNVYEKNDGKYNFYKVDKKFGHEDSMAELCQKAKEFRMKIILDFDSKDLLASIEKDSFLEEFIKIIDFWKEAGIRGIRLKDIDYLFDTFGEEAKEIIEKIYDHAKAEYLLFVGEINDENILNQVKSLDMVYLSKVNSLIEEKNSFRGFYEYLDKIQALRGEEGPFYGLDFENLAYPRLLDKLIEIGEDPTPLAEALASLHLTMNTIPFLYQGVEIESRIDYELDVESVNDENIKKTYKDLLADGNDPSHAEDIIRKTTNLSAKLPIRWDDSALGGFSEVKNYYGPMVNLDNNFKKYLKDKDSFFFFLHELIMMRKRISAFGLGDYEKIFLDDAIYAYKRTYKDDTYVVLVNLTDDFYELDENISQMIDGAEVISNNNQDFEIELLDAYQALILKI, translated from the coding sequence ATGGAAAATAAAGAATTAAAATCCACATATTATGAATTTTTTACAGAGTCTTTTGTAGACTCAAACTCAGATGGTATAGGCGATCTTAGGGGACTTAGGAGCAAGTTTTCTATAATTGCCCAACTTGGTATAAACTATTGCCTGATAAACAATGTTTATGAAAAAAATGATGGCAAATATAACTTTTATAAGGTAGATAAAAAATTTGGTCACGAAGACTCTATGGCAGAGCTTTGCCAAAAAGCAAAAGAATTTAGGATGAAGATAATCCTTGATTTTGATTCTAAAGACCTTTTAGCAAGTATAGAAAAGGATAGTTTTCTAGAAGAATTTATCAAAATAATAGACTTTTGGAAAGAAGCTGGGATCAGGGGTATCAGGCTAAAAGATATAGATTATTTATTTGATACTTTTGGAGAAGAAGCCAAAGAGATTATAGAAAAAATCTATGACCATGCAAAGGCCGAATACCTTTTATTTGTTGGAGAAATTAATGATGAAAATATCCTAAATCAAGTTAAAAGTCTAGATATGGTTTATTTATCAAAGGTCAACAGTCTTATAGAAGAGAAAAATTCTTTTAGGGGCTTTTACGAATATTTAGATAAAATCCAAGCCCTAAGAGGTGAAGAAGGACCATTTTATGGCCTGGATTTTGAAAACCTAGCTTATCCTAGACTTTTAGATAAGCTTATAGAAATCGGTGAGGACCCAACTCCTCTTGCAGAGGCCCTAGCAAGTCTTCATTTGACAATGAATACTATCCCATTTTTATACCAGGGCGTAGAAATAGAATCTAGGATTGATTATGAGCTGGATGTCGAGTCTGTAAATGATGAAAATATCAAAAAAACCTACAAGGACCTCTTGGCAGATGGCAATGATCCTAGTCATGCAGAAGATATAATCAGAAAAACAACAAACTTATCAGCAAAACTTCCTATAAGGTGGGATGATTCGGCCTTGGGCGGTTTTTCAGAAGTTAAAAACTATTATGGGCCAATGGTTAACCTTGATAACAATTTCAAAAAATACCTCAAGGATAAGGACTCATTTTTCTTCTTCCTCCATGAGCTTATCATGATGAGAAAGAGAATATCAGCCTTTGGACTTGGCGATTATGAAAAAATATTTTTAGATGATGCTATCTATGCCTATAAAAGAACCTACAAAGACGACACCTATGTGGTTTTAGTAAATTTGACCGATGATTTTTACGAACTAGATGAAAATATATCTCAAATGATAGATGGGGCAGAAGTCATTTCAAATAACAACCAAGACTTTGAAATAGAACTTCTTGATGCCTACCAAGCTTTGATATTAAAAATATAA
- a CDS encoding zinc ribbon domain-containing protein, producing MKCKHCGALVDDNSKFCSVCGNIIEKDPASDQNSQEEKPDKAKAFMDGFKKFNFKKSKAESEEEQIKTEEESKKPENSPDSDEKLEENSNPDPDFEKETDDFNQESEKSAEEPEVIEVDRSDRFSKANRRFENLGEEDLKANQKSTIEQIQDKITNNETRKKSSDYYIDENEPMAFDRDLEEKLDKLMGNEEKETSSVTISSAIREIQNKNRRALKPIFDKTKADKPLKDSSPVVVKEPDKEEKKSDQKKKKTKEKSKGKAKNTDGSKKDIDLKKIATSKNILIGLIGVLVALLLGLLYMKLNKPNDVELALADYITVSYEGEDGKAVPHADIDGDKLLADFKDKVKYTSRDNNKDSYQTPAEEMVADIKANIIYQYSKDEGLSNGDEITVIANLDNIKLSDKYNVLMSNASKPVLVSGIVDDNFIDPFNFIDVKFEGVSPNITLMTSIKDDAPEYVHTIEIVPAKTSGISEGEEVAVSLNYDENTLETNYGVRLNPTSKNFVASATQTSDDTSDSEYIKSTTNLSEDMLGELKYQAGKLIKDTILYKNIISIDNINYLGSLTGYKDDQSGDIKNKVYLIYEVESSERLPDSNYSGSFKYYTFVEYQNVKKSKGDDGKFFSQGPMTTDNQIYHKFFVESDYKYYQIEYQGFGFIEKALAKVGAGLDGFSVNQDNQANINSHFATSDGVVGEYEADGQRISLKADGSLTYQTDMAVHRGSYSLDGDRVSATIQGVNTDNPIIFTYENGRLNAQEQGEFKETNFVKIENF from the coding sequence ATGAAGTGTAAGCATTGCGGTGCGCTGGTGGATGATAATAGCAAGTTTTGCTCAGTTTGTGGAAATATAATTGAGAAAGATCCTGCTAGTGACCAGAACAGCCAAGAAGAAAAACCTGATAAAGCCAAAGCTTTTATGGATGGCTTTAAGAAATTTAATTTTAAAAAATCAAAAGCAGAATCTGAAGAAGAGCAAATAAAAACAGAAGAAGAAAGTAAAAAGCCAGAAAACAGCCCAGATTCTGATGAAAAATTAGAAGAAAATTCTAATCCTGATCCTGATTTTGAAAAAGAAACAGATGATTTTAATCAAGAATCAGAAAAATCTGCAGAAGAACCAGAAGTAATCGAAGTTGACAGGTCAGATAGGTTTTCTAAAGCTAATAGGAGATTTGAAAATCTTGGAGAAGAGGACCTAAAGGCTAATCAAAAATCTACTATAGAACAAATCCAAGACAAGATTACAAATAATGAAACTAGGAAAAAATCATCAGATTATTATATAGATGAAAATGAACCTATGGCCTTTGATAGGGACCTAGAAGAAAAGCTTGATAAACTTATGGGCAATGAGGAAAAAGAAACATCAAGTGTGACTATCAGCTCAGCTATTAGGGAGATACAAAATAAAAATCGCAGGGCCCTAAAACCGATTTTTGACAAGACCAAGGCAGATAAGCCTCTAAAGGACTCTAGTCCTGTAGTAGTAAAAGAGCCTGATAAAGAAGAAAAAAAATCCGACCAGAAAAAGAAAAAAACTAAAGAAAAAAGCAAGGGAAAAGCCAAGAATACAGATGGATCAAAGAAAGATATTGATTTAAAAAAAATTGCTACTAGCAAAAATATCCTCATAGGTCTAATCGGGGTATTGGTCGCACTTTTATTGGGCCTACTATATATGAAGCTAAACAAGCCTAATGATGTCGAACTTGCCCTAGCTGACTATATAACAGTAAGCTATGAGGGCGAAGATGGCAAGGCTGTACCGCATGCAGATATTGATGGAGACAAACTCCTAGCTGATTTTAAAGATAAGGTTAAATATACATCTAGGGATAATAACAAAGATTCTTATCAGACTCCTGCTGAGGAGATGGTTGCAGATATAAAAGCAAATATCATCTACCAATACTCAAAAGATGAGGGATTGTCAAATGGTGATGAGATAACAGTTATTGCAAACCTTGATAATATCAAACTTTCTGATAAGTATAATGTCCTAATGTCAAATGCCTCAAAACCAGTATTGGTAAGTGGTATTGTTGATGATAATTTTATAGATCCTTTTAATTTTATAGATGTCAAATTTGAAGGAGTAAGTCCAAATATAACTTTGATGACAAGTATAAAAGATGATGCTCCAGAATATGTCCACACTATAGAAATTGTCCCAGCCAAAACAAGCGGTATAAGCGAGGGCGAGGAGGTAGCAGTTAGCCTTAACTATGATGAAAATACTCTAGAGACTAACTACGGAGTTAGACTAAACCCTACAAGTAAAAACTTTGTAGCAAGTGCGACACAAACTAGCGATGACACGTCTGATAGCGAATATATAAAATCAACAACAAACCTATCAGAAGACATGCTAGGAGAGCTAAAATACCAGGCTGGTAAGCTTATAAAAGATACAATCCTTTATAAAAATATAATATCAATTGATAATATAAACTACCTAGGATCATTGACTGGATACAAGGATGACCAAAGTGGAGATATAAAAAATAAGGTTTATCTGATCTATGAAGTAGAAAGTTCAGAAAGACTCCCAGACTCAAACTACTCAGGATCTTTCAAATACTACACTTTTGTGGAATATCAAAATGTCAAAAAATCTAAGGGTGATGATGGCAAATTCTTTAGCCAAGGACCAATGACCACAGATAATCAAATTTATCATAAGTTCTTTGTAGAAAGTGATTATAAATATTATCAAATCGAATACCAAGGTTTTGGATTTATAGAAAAAGCCCTAGCTAAGGTTGGGGCAGGCCTTGATGGATTTAGTGTAAACCAAGACAACCAGGCCAATATCAATAGTCACTTTGCAACATCAGATGGAGTTGTTGGTGAGTATGAGGCTGATGGCCAGAGAATCTCCCTAAAAGCCGATGGTAGCCTGACCTATCAGACAGATATGGCAGTCCACAGAGGATCATACAGCCTAGATGGAGATAGGGTTTCTGCTACAATCCAGGGTGTCAATACAGACAATCCAATCATATTTACCTACGAAAATGGTAGGCTAAATGCACAAGAACAAGGTGAGTTTAAGGAGACAAACTTTGTCAAAATAGAAAACTTCTAA
- a CDS encoding S9 family peptidase → MKTSKKQIAAIIISLIMIIAGSICANYFNTSGRSVDVKRISFETDKGTLSGLLYKPKDADETSPRPTLVTTHGYLNSSEMQDAPAIEMSRRGYVVLALDQYDHGHSKSNAENTGSFMGFWPSSIYDAVNYMYDKDYVLKDKDKNGIIAVSGHSMGGFSTTNALIYDQETFKKTGIKKIHAQLSVGSDHTWQKIMGIDDETIIKSMDDRFVGKIAGQFDEFFFNQENQPGSVVKKNYVGTAEGKAILENENAKSDTWYDVKSGGKRIIYEPYQTHPWNHFSKATTKDMLDFYDVVFKEYKNEKILEINSYNQKWMYKEAAEFVGLVGFVIFLISFAGLLSDTKVFAKVKSDTKLPLSIENTNIESAFTSKFIFLLGVLLPAIIYSSVYAGDFNSNGMITLNILAIFMFIFSIVGLGLNAKYKKEHWTKGSFLVLCASLVLFVLTRFNIFVDSPVFQGPTVNRIVCWALICAMLSIFISIYGYLLRRDYEKGIGLYEYGLKANFSSIILSLILAIIVAVVGFAILFIIDKILLVDFRIWSLAFKTFEQSHILAALKYMPLFFIYYLVAGTGSIINSNGKNGFAAYFKACIINMGGILLWLIAQYTKLFVTGLALYPNDALSGILLVALVPSLVIAFINTKYLYNKNGNIYLPAFMNAIILTMMTVANTTIYFQA, encoded by the coding sequence ATGAAAACAAGCAAAAAGCAAATCGCAGCTATAATTATTTCCTTGATAATGATTATAGCAGGCTCAATCTGTGCAAATTATTTTAATACATCTGGCCGTAGTGTCGATGTGAAAAGGATATCATTTGAAACAGACAAGGGTACTCTTTCAGGTCTTTTGTACAAACCAAAGGATGCTGATGAAACAAGTCCAAGACCAACTCTTGTCACTACTCACGGCTATCTAAACTCTTCCGAGATGCAGGATGCACCAGCTATAGAGATGTCAAGACGCGGTTATGTTGTCCTTGCTCTAGACCAATATGATCACGGACATTCTAAGAGCAACGCAGAAAATACAGGTAGCTTTATGGGATTTTGGCCATCATCTATCTACGATGCTGTCAACTACATGTATGACAAGGACTATGTCCTAAAGGATAAAGACAAAAATGGGATCATAGCTGTATCTGGTCACTCTATGGGTGGATTTTCTACAACTAACGCCCTAATCTATGACCAAGAGACCTTTAAAAAAACTGGCATCAAAAAAATCCACGCCCAATTATCAGTAGGATCTGACCACACCTGGCAAAAAATAATGGGTATAGATGATGAAACCATAATAAAATCTATGGATGATAGGTTTGTAGGAAAAATAGCCGGCCAATTTGATGAGTTTTTCTTTAACCAAGAAAACCAACCAGGTAGTGTTGTCAAAAAGAACTATGTTGGCACAGCCGAAGGTAAGGCAATTTTGGAAAATGAAAATGCCAAGAGCGATACCTGGTACGATGTCAAATCTGGTGGCAAAAGAATAATCTATGAACCTTACCAAACCCACCCATGGAACCACTTTTCAAAAGCGACAACCAAAGATATGCTAGACTTTTATGATGTGGTTTTTAAAGAATACAAGAACGAAAAAATATTAGAAATCAACTCTTATAATCAAAAATGGATGTACAAAGAAGCCGCTGAGTTTGTAGGTCTTGTTGGCTTTGTCATATTTTTAATATCCTTTGCAGGTCTTCTTTCTGATACAAAAGTCTTTGCCAAGGTCAAAAGTGACACCAAGCTCCCACTATCTATAGAAAATACAAATATAGAAAGTGCCTTTACTTCTAAATTTATATTTTTACTTGGCGTTTTATTGCCAGCTATAATCTACTCATCAGTTTATGCAGGAGATTTTAACTCAAATGGCATGATTACCCTAAATATCCTAGCCATATTTATGTTTATATTTTCAATAGTCGGTCTAGGATTAAACGCTAAGTATAAAAAAGAGCATTGGACCAAGGGATCATTTTTAGTTCTCTGTGCGAGTCTAGTCTTGTTTGTACTAACAAGGTTTAACATCTTTGTAGATTCGCCAGTATTCCAAGGACCAACTGTCAACAGGATTGTCTGCTGGGCCCTAATTTGTGCTATGCTAAGTATCTTTATAAGCATCTACGGATACCTACTAAGAAGAGATTATGAAAAGGGAATAGGCCTTTATGAATACGGTCTAAAGGCAAATTTCTCATCTATAATATTATCCTTGATCCTAGCTATAATTGTAGCTGTAGTTGGCTTTGCTATTTTATTTATAATAGATAAAATATTATTAGTTGATTTTAGGATCTGGTCACTAGCCTTCAAAACATTTGAACAAAGCCATATCCTAGCAGCCCTAAAATATATGCCACTATTTTTCATATATTACCTAGTAGCTGGTACTGGTTCTATTATAAACTCAAATGGCAAAAATGGCTTTGCCGCATACTTCAAGGCTTGCATCATAAATATGGGTGGTATACTCCTATGGCTGATAGCCCAATATACAAAACTATTTGTAACAGGTCTAGCCCTATATCCAAACGATGCCCTATCAGGAATCTTGTTAGTAGCCCTTGTACCATCATTAGTCATAGCCTTTATAAATACCAAATATCTCTATAATAAAAATGGAAATATTTACCTACCAGCCTTTATGAATGCTATAATTCTAACAATGATGACTGTTGCAAATACAACAATATACTTCCAAGCTTAG
- a CDS encoding NAD(P)/FAD-dependent oxidoreductase, with product MYDLIIIGAGVTGASIARRLSAYKLNILVLEKEIDVSMGASKANSAIVHGGYAEPHRELRGRLCYEGRKEFKKLNEELNFGFLENGSLVLAFDKKDEEALERLLAMGIENGLDDLEIIDQEKLRSIEPNVSDDAISALYCKGAGVCSPYEYVIALMENAITNGVDLKLENEVKSIEKNGNSFILTNQNGEKYKSRFVVNASGLEGANVSKMITETDFDIHPRSGEYLIMQKGTGKRLNQVLFQSPSPISKGILVTRTYHNNLLLGPDAIDEEVLDLGTHMERLETIYKLAQKSVKPGVINLKEFIRSFTGLRPAASTGDFIIENSKTSGFINVVGIQSPGITSSPAIARMVEDILKSLGLELIKDKTYNPHRKPIIKYKDLEDFNKIKNRLDYELGNPDRIVCRCEQVDEKTIRDAMNRGIKCKSFDSIKRRTRAGMGFCQGSFCRTRVIEVMEDEYKEKIKSDKFDYEEKLISRISKKDVNDFIKKQEIK from the coding sequence ATGTATGACCTTATAATCATAGGAGCTGGAGTCACTGGCGCCTCTATCGCCAGGAGGCTTTCTGCCTACAAACTAAATATTTTGGTTTTGGAAAAAGAAATAGATGTATCCATGGGAGCATCAAAAGCAAACTCAGCTATTGTCCACGGTGGCTATGCAGAGCCCCACAGAGAGCTCAGGGGCCGTCTTTGCTATGAGGGCAGGAAAGAGTTTAAAAAATTAAATGAAGAATTAAACTTCGGATTTTTAGAAAACGGATCTTTGGTCCTTGCCTTTGACAAAAAAGATGAAGAGGCGCTCGAAAGACTCTTGGCCATGGGTATAGAAAACGGCCTTGATGACCTTGAAATAATAGACCAAGAAAAACTCAGATCTATAGAGCCAAACGTCTCAGATGATGCCATCTCCGCCCTATATTGCAAGGGTGCCGGAGTATGCTCACCCTATGAGTATGTCATAGCCCTAATGGAAAATGCCATCACAAATGGGGTTGACCTAAAACTAGAAAACGAAGTTAAATCTATAGAAAAAAATGGCAATAGCTTTATACTTACAAATCAAAATGGCGAAAAATATAAATCTCGCTTTGTAGTCAATGCCTCAGGCCTTGAGGGAGCAAATGTTTCTAAAATGATAACAGAGACTGATTTTGATATCCATCCAAGATCTGGAGAATATCTTATCATGCAAAAAGGCACTGGCAAAAGGCTAAATCAAGTCCTATTTCAAAGTCCAAGTCCCATATCCAAGGGCATTCTTGTGACAAGGACCTACCACAACAACCTACTTTTAGGACCTGACGCTATAGATGAAGAAGTCTTAGACCTAGGCACCCACATGGAAAGACTAGAGACCATCTACAAGCTTGCCCAAAAATCAGTCAAGCCTGGCGTCATAAATTTAAAAGAATTTATTAGATCTTTCACAGGACTGAGACCTGCTGCATCTACTGGGGACTTTATAATAGAAAACTCAAAAACCTCTGGCTTTATAAATGTAGTAGGCATCCAATCTCCAGGCATTACATCCTCCCCTGCAATTGCCCGCATGGTAGAAGACATACTTAAAAGTCTGGGTTTAGAATTAATAAAAGATAAGACGTATAATCCCCACAGAAAACCAATCATAAAATACAAAGACCTAGAAGATTTCAACAAAATCAAAAACAGACTCGACTATGAGCTTGGAAATCCTGATAGGATAGTCTGCAGGTGCGAGCAGGTTGATGAGAAAACAATCAGAGATGCCATGAACAGGGGTATAAAATGCAAATCCTTTGACTCCATAAAACGCAGAACAAGGGCAGGCATGGGCTTTTGCCAAGGATCTTTTTGTAGGACCAGGGTCATAGAAGTCATGGAAGATGAATATAAAGAAAAAATCAAATCTGATAAATTTGATTATGAAGAAAAATTAATTTCCAGGATTAGCAAAAAAGATGTAAATGACTTTATCAAAAAACAAGAAATAAAGTAA
- a CDS encoding DUF1667 domain-containing protein: protein MIKELTCINCPLGCTVSLTVEDGQITNISGNTCKRGEIYAKNEMTNPVRTVTSTMRVEGSSQYLVSVKTENPIPKGKIMEVMIQINNARTKAPVEIGDCLIENVAGTGVRILATADAK, encoded by the coding sequence ATGATCAAAGAATTAACCTGTATAAATTGCCCACTTGGCTGCACAGTCAGCCTTACAGTAGAAGATGGACAAATCACAAATATAAGTGGAAACACATGCAAAAGAGGCGAAATATACGCAAAAAACGAAATGACAAACCCGGTAAGAACTGTCACATCAACAATGAGGGTAGAGGGATCTAGCCAATATCTAGTGTCAGTAAAAACCGAAAACCCAATACCAAAAGGAAAAATCATGGAGGTCATGATCCAGATTAACAATGCCCGTACAAAAGCTCCAGTAGAAATAGGTGACTGCTTGATAGAAAATGTGGCTGGTACAGGAGTTAGGATTTTGGCAACAGCAGATGCAAAATAA
- a CDS encoding NAD(P)/FAD-dependent oxidoreductase has protein sequence MKNYDLVVVGGGPAGLAAAAKAYDCGIENILIVERDNRLGGILNQCIHNGFGLHRFKEELTGPEYAGRFEDEVAKRNIDVMLNTIVMDFSHDKTLTLMNEENGMFQLMPKAVILAMGCRERPRGALNIPGSRPAGVYSAGTAQKLVNLDGFMPGKKIVILGSGDIGLIMARRMTLEGGKVQCVAEIMPYSGGLKRNIVQCLDDFDIPLYFSTTISDIVGDDRVEGVYLSKVDENMKVIPGTEEFVECDAILLSVGLIPENELSRDAQIKIDPRTKGAEVSDRMMTSIDGVFASGNVLHVHDLVDYVTEESELAGENAAAYIKDEFKADSEKKIHLTPGKGVTYTVPQYIAPGSMRDEVVIRFRVNNIYQKSRLVLEVDGKEVAQKRKLVFAPGEMENLVIKKRDLDENSEKIEVRLESL, from the coding sequence ATGAAAAATTATGATTTAGTAGTAGTAGGTGGCGGCCCTGCAGGTCTTGCAGCAGCAGCAAAAGCCTATGATTGTGGTATAGAAAATATCTTGATTGTAGAAAGGGATAATAGGCTTGGCGGAATCCTCAATCAATGCATCCACAATGGTTTCGGCCTTCATAGATTCAAAGAAGAATTAACAGGTCCAGAATATGCTGGCAGGTTTGAAGATGAAGTAGCAAAGCGAAATATAGATGTAATGCTAAATACAATCGTAATGGACTTTAGCCATGATAAAACCCTAACCCTAATGAACGAAGAGAATGGTATGTTCCAATTAATGCCAAAGGCAGTAATCCTAGCAATGGGTTGTAGGGAAAGACCAAGAGGAGCCCTAAACATACCAGGAAGCCGTCCAGCAGGTGTATATTCAGCAGGTACAGCCCAAAAACTTGTAAACCTTGACGGCTTTATGCCAGGTAAAAAGATTGTAATCCTTGGATCTGGAGATATAGGCCTAATCATGGCAAGACGTATGACTTTAGAGGGTGGCAAAGTTCAATGCGTGGCAGAAATTATGCCTTATTCTGGAGGACTAAAAAGAAATATAGTCCAATGTTTAGACGATTTTGATATCCCACTATACTTTTCAACAACAATATCAGATATAGTCGGAGATGATAGGGTGGAGGGAGTTTACCTATCAAAGGTAGATGAAAATATGAAAGTAATCCCAGGAACAGAAGAGTTTGTAGAGTGTGATGCTATCCTGCTTTCAGTAGGTCTTATCCCAGAAAATGAACTAAGTAGGGATGCACAAATCAAAATTGATCCTAGAACAAAAGGGGCAGAAGTATCTGATAGGATGATGACATCTATAGATGGGGTTTTTGCATCAGGCAATGTCCTCCACGTCCACGACCTGGTAGACTATGTAACAGAAGAAAGTGAGCTTGCAGGAGAAAACGCAGCAGCCTATATCAAAGATGAATTTAAGGCTGATAGTGAAAAGAAAATCCATCTCACACCAGGCAAGGGCGTAACCTACACAGTTCCTCAATATATAGCCCCAGGCTCAATGAGAGATGAAGTAGTAATTAGGTTTAGGGTAAATAATATTTATCAAAAATCAAGATTAGTTCTTGAAGTAGATGGCAAAGAAGTAGCCCAAAAGAGAAAACTAGTATTTGCACCAGGTGAGATGGAAAATCTAGTCATAAAGAAAAGAGATCTAGATGAAAATAGCGAAAAAATCGAAGTAAGATTGGAGAGCTTATGA
- a CDS encoding NAD(P)/FAD-dependent oxidoreductase, which yields MLDVIIIGGGVVGASVACHLSKKKGKFLLLEKNEDVCTETTKANSGICHGGYDAVPGSLKAKFNVLGNQMMEEESKLFAFPYKKIGSLVLCHDEKDMPKLQKLYDYGIENGVKGMKILNREETLALEENITDDVVGSLYCLEAGILDPFLMNIAYAEVSNINGVDYKFNTKVEKIERKDDHWLLHTNNGDFETKAVINCAGVYSDELHNQISDKKYEIKARRGEYLLLDKETAGFVNHVMFNLPTEKGKGILVTPTIDDNTLVGPTSDFIDDKNDRRSTRQRLEEIVEKSSRTVKDVPVRMVITSFSGNRAHELGGDFILGESEEGFFDCLGIESPGLTSSPAIGKYMANLVAEKYGFAENENFTPDRNPIPKTCQMSLEEHSDLIKKNKLYGKIICRCESVTEGEIVDAINRPLGARTIDGIKRRVRASAGRCQGGFCLPHLMEILARELGEDISDVVKNSKESYYVDGRVK from the coding sequence ATGCTTGACGTAATAATTATTGGTGGAGGAGTTGTAGGAGCTTCTGTGGCTTGCCACCTATCAAAGAAAAAAGGAAAATTTTTATTACTTGAAAAAAACGAAGACGTTTGTACCGAAACAACTAAGGCCAACTCAGGTATTTGCCACGGTGGCTATGATGCTGTTCCTGGAAGTTTAAAGGCAAAATTCAATGTTCTTGGAAATCAAATGATGGAGGAGGAGAGCAAGCTATTTGCATTTCCTTATAAAAAAATTGGGTCTTTGGTTTTGTGTCATGATGAGAAAGATATGCCAAAACTTCAAAAACTATATGATTATGGTATAGAAAATGGTGTCAAGGGAATGAAAATCCTAAACAGAGAAGAAACCTTGGCCCTAGAAGAGAATATCACTGATGATGTGGTAGGTTCACTCTATTGCTTAGAAGCAGGAATCTTGGATCCATTTTTGATGAATATAGCCTATGCGGAAGTTTCAAACATCAATGGTGTAGACTATAAATTTAATACAAAGGTTGAAAAAATCGAAAGAAAAGACGACCACTGGCTCCTACATACAAATAATGGAGACTTTGAAACCAAAGCGGTCATAAACTGTGCTGGTGTATATTCAGATGAACTTCACAACCAAATTTCTGATAAAAAATATGAAATTAAGGCAAGACGTGGTGAGTATTTGTTATTGGATAAGGAAACAGCAGGTTTTGTAAACCATGTAATGTTTAACCTTCCAACTGAAAAGGGCAAGGGGATCCTTGTAACACCAACTATAGATGACAACACACTTGTTGGTCCAACTTCAGACTTCATAGATGATAAAAATGATAGGAGATCAACAAGACAAAGACTTGAAGAAATTGTAGAAAAATCAAGCCGCACTGTGAAAGATGTCCCAGTTAGGATGGTAATCACATCCTTCTCAGGTAACAGGGCCCACGAACTAGGTGGCGACTTTATCCTTGGGGAAAGCGAAGAAGGATTTTTTGACTGCCTTGGTATAGAATCTCCAGGACTCACCTCATCTCCAGCTATTGGTAAATATATGGCAAATCTTGTGGCAGAAAAATATGGATTTGCCGAAAATGAAAATTTCACACCAGACAGAAATCCAATACCAAAAACATGTCAGATGAGCCTTGAAGAACACTCTGACCTAATCAAGAAAAACAAATTATATGGCAAAATTATCTGCAGGTGTGAATCTGTAACAGAAGGCGAAATAGTAGATGCAATAAATAGACCACTTGGAGCAAGGACTATAGACGGTATCAAAAGACGTGTAAGAGCAAGCGCTGGAAGGTGCCAGGGCGGATTCTGCCTACCACATCTAATGGAAATCTTAGCAAGAGAACTAGGCGAAGATATATCAGATGTAGTTAAAAACTCAAAAGAATCTTATTATGTAGATGGTAGAGTAAAGTAG